The segment CCATTGACGAGGACGGCTATGTCACAGACGATGCTTCGCCGGAATTACATTCTATTCGGCAAAACATCCGCCGCAGTGAACAAACGATCCGTGAACAGCTGGATGGCATCGTTCGCGGAAAAAATGCCCGCTATCTAAGCGACACCATCGTGACGATGCGTAATGATCGTTACGTGATCCCGGTCAAACAAGAATATCGCGGAATCTTTGGCGGTGTGGTCCATGACCAAAGTTCTTCCGGTCAAACACTATTTATCGAACCAAAACAGATCGTTGAAGCAAATAATCGTCTGCGGCAACATCAAATCGCGGAACGAACAGAGATCGAACGGATCTTAGCAGAGCTTTCCGCTGCTTTGGTTCCTTATCGTAAAGAGATTTTGCACAACGCCTATGTGATCGGTAAATTTGATTTCATGAATGCCAAAGCACGGTTTGCCAAAGAAGTCCAAGCGATCGTACCGGCCATCAGCGCTGAAAATCATGTCTATTTCAAACAAGCTCGCCATCCGTTGATCGATGGGGAAAAAGTCGTTGCTAATGACATCATGATCGGTAAAGACTACCAAGCAGTCGTGATCACCGGACCGAATACCGGCGGGAAGACGATCACATTGAAAACACTAGGACTGCTGCAACTGATGGGACAATCAGGATTGCCGATCCCAGCCGGGGAAGAAAGTCAGATGGGGATCTTTAAAGAGATCTTTGCGGACATTGGTGACGAACAGTCCATCGAACAAAGTCTGTCTACCTTCTCTTCTCATATGACAACGATCGTGGAAGTCTTGGATAAAGTAGATGACCAGAGTCTAGTCCTATTCGATGAATTGGGAGCCGGGACCGACCCGCAAGAAGGCGCGGCGTTAGCTATCGCGATCTTAGATGAATTAGGCGCCAGATCCGCTTATGTCATGGCAACTACTCACTATCCGGAATTGAAAGTCTATGGCTACAATCGGGCAAACACGATCAATGCCAGCATGGAATTTGATGTGGATACGTTAAGTCCGACGTATCGATTACTGATTGGAGTGCCTGGACGCAGTAACGCTTTTGAGATTTCTAAACGATTAGGATTATCAGAACATATCATTCAAGAAGCCAAACAAATCATGGATGGTGAAAGCCAAGATCTGAATGAAATGATCGCTGATCTGGAAAACCGCCGCAAGATGACAGAGACGGAATATCTTGAAGTCCGACATTATGTAGATGAAGCTCAGAAACTTCATGGCGATCTGAAAGAAGCCTACACGTATTTCTTTGAAGAGCGGGAAAAAGAATTGGCGAAAGCACGAGAAAAAGCCAATCAAATCGTCGATAAAGCCAAAGAAGAAGCGGAAGGAATCATTTCTGATCTGCGAAAAATGCAGTTAGCCGGCGGCCAAACCAAAGTCAAAGAGCACGAATTGATCGATGCCAAGACAAAATTGAGTAATCTGCGTCAAGAAGAACAGCTGCAAAAAAACAAAGTATTGCAAAAAGCCAAACAAGCGAAAAAATTAAAAGCCGGTGATGAAGTCCTAGTCACTTCATATGGTCAGCGGGGTACACTGATCAAAAAAATCGGTGACCAGTGGCAAGTACAGCTGGGTATCTTGAAGATGACATTGCCGGAAGCTGACCTGCAAAGTGTGGCTCCAGTCAAAGAACCGGTACAGCGGATCGTCAATACCGTC is part of the Enterococcus mediterraneensis genome and harbors:
- a CDS encoding endonuclease MutS2; its protein translation is MNHRILNILDFSKVKQMIAQYLTTAQGTEELSQLQPVSDETTISSWLQETEDGIKVQRLRGGIPIPKIETIRPQMKRIEIGADLNGIELAQVSRVLSTTSEIKRFINDLEDSEIEFSRLYFWNEQLVTIPELSQQLKRAIDEDGYVTDDASPELHSIRQNIRRSEQTIREQLDGIVRGKNARYLSDTIVTMRNDRYVIPVKQEYRGIFGGVVHDQSSSGQTLFIEPKQIVEANNRLRQHQIAERTEIERILAELSAALVPYRKEILHNAYVIGKFDFMNAKARFAKEVQAIVPAISAENHVYFKQARHPLIDGEKVVANDIMIGKDYQAVVITGPNTGGKTITLKTLGLLQLMGQSGLPIPAGEESQMGIFKEIFADIGDEQSIEQSLSTFSSHMTTIVEVLDKVDDQSLVLFDELGAGTDPQEGAALAIAILDELGARSAYVMATTHYPELKVYGYNRANTINASMEFDVDTLSPTYRLLIGVPGRSNAFEISKRLGLSEHIIQEAKQIMDGESQDLNEMIADLENRRKMTETEYLEVRHYVDEAQKLHGDLKEAYTYFFEEREKELAKAREKANQIVDKAKEEAEGIISDLRKMQLAGGQTKVKEHELIDAKTKLSNLRQEEQLQKNKVLQKAKQAKKLKAGDEVLVTSYGQRGTLIKKIGDQWQVQLGILKMTLPEADLQSVAPVKEPVQRIVNTVRSSGNDPVPNQLDLRGKRYEEALNEVDQYLDAAILAGYPQITIVHGKGTGALRQGITEYLKNHRSVKKFEFAPANQGGNGATIVTFK